A window of Polaribacter litorisediminis contains these coding sequences:
- a CDS encoding Xaa-Pro dipeptidyl-peptidase: protein MKKSILILFLLVVNQFNAQEKAVPFFKDGEAQIVAAFEDDSQWIRHDLWVETTFDSDGDGKMDRVHVDVTRPEQTETAGLKLPVVYESSPYYAGTAGNAPIFWEVKHEIGEKPKERNHTEVERRGKRPIISSSQIKTWVPRGYIVVHSSSPGTGLSDGAPTVGGDNESLAPKAVIDWLNGRAKGFSSREGNEEVKAFWSTGKVGMTGTSYNGTIPLAAATTGVEGLEAIIPVAPNTSYYHYYRSNGLVRSPGGYLGEDIDVLYDFIHSGKEENRARNNKVIRDTEMANGLDRISGDYNDFWAGRDYLNDMKPMKAALLMSHGFNDWNVMPEHSYRIYKKATEMGLPTQIYYHQNGHGGPPPMKMMNRWFTRYLFGIQNGVENDSKAWIVRENDERSNPTAYGAYPNPAAKSVTFYLKGGAPEAGSLSTNRSSSKGTETLVDNYSFSSEALAQADYTNHRLMYVSPTLKEDVHISGISTITIKAASSKAAVNLSVYLVSLPWNEGRRTKITDNIITRGWADLQNHKSLSKSAPLKPGKFYEMTFDLQPDDQIIKKGQQIGLMIFSSDNNYTLLPKPGTELTIDLQGTSITIPVVGGENAFKKSVE from the coding sequence ATGAAAAAATCAATTTTAATTTTATTTTTACTCGTTGTAAATCAATTTAATGCACAAGAAAAAGCCGTGCCTTTTTTTAAAGATGGCGAAGCACAAATTGTGGCCGCTTTTGAAGATGATAGTCAGTGGATACGTCATGATTTATGGGTAGAAACAACTTTTGACTCCGACGGAGATGGAAAAATGGATCGAGTTCACGTAGATGTAACAAGACCAGAACAAACGGAAACAGCAGGTTTAAAATTACCGGTAGTATATGAGTCTAGCCCCTATTATGCAGGAACGGCCGGTAACGCTCCAATTTTTTGGGAAGTGAAACACGAAATTGGCGAAAAACCTAAAGAAAGAAACCATACAGAGGTTGAAAGAAGAGGAAAGCGTCCAATAATTTCAAGCTCTCAAATTAAAACTTGGGTGCCAAGAGGATACATTGTTGTGCATTCATCATCACCTGGAACAGGGTTGTCTGATGGAGCTCCAACTGTTGGTGGAGATAATGAATCACTGGCACCAAAAGCAGTAATCGATTGGTTAAATGGACGAGCAAAAGGTTTTTCATCAAGAGAAGGAAACGAAGAAGTGAAAGCGTTTTGGTCTACAGGAAAAGTAGGAATGACAGGGACTTCTTATAACGGAACCATTCCTTTAGCAGCGGCGACAACTGGTGTTGAGGGCTTAGAGGCAATTATCCCTGTTGCTCCGAATACTTCTTATTATCATTATTATCGTTCAAATGGTTTAGTAAGATCACCTGGAGGATATTTAGGAGAAGATATTGATGTATTATATGATTTTATCCACAGTGGAAAAGAAGAGAATCGAGCCAGAAATAATAAAGTAATTAGAGATACAGAAATGGCCAATGGATTGGATAGAATTTCTGGAGATTACAATGATTTTTGGGCAGGACGTGATTATTTAAATGACATGAAACCAATGAAAGCGGCATTATTAATGTCTCATGGTTTTAATGACTGGAATGTAATGCCAGAACATAGTTACAGAATTTACAAAAAGGCAACCGAAATGGGCTTGCCAACTCAAATTTATTATCATCAAAATGGTCATGGAGGACCGCCACCAATGAAAATGATGAATCGTTGGTTTACTCGTTACTTATTCGGAATTCAGAATGGTGTTGAAAACGATTCAAAAGCATGGATTGTTAGAGAAAATGATGAAAGAAGCAATCCTACTGCTTATGGTGCCTATCCAAATCCGGCAGCAAAATCGGTTACTTTTTATTTAAAAGGAGGAGCGCCAGAGGCCGGTAGTTTATCAACAAATAGATCTTCTTCAAAAGGAACAGAAACTTTAGTAGACAATTACTCATTTTCTTCAGAAGCTTTGGCGCAAGCAGATTATACAAATCATCGTTTAATGTATGTTTCGCCTACTTTAAAAGAAGATGTTCATATTTCAGGCATATCAACAATTACCATTAAAGCAGCAAGTTCTAAAGCTGCTGTAAATTTATCGGTGTACTTAGTCTCACTGCCTTGGAACGAAGGTAGAAGAACCAAAATTACAGATAATATAATTACACGCGGTTGGGCAGATTTACAAAACCATAAATCACTTTCTAAAAGCGCACCTTTAAAGCCAGGTAAATTTTATGAAATGACTTTTGATTTGCAACCTGATGATCAAATTATTAAGAAAGGTCAACAAATTGGTTTGATGATTTTTTCTAGTGATAATAATTATACGCTATTACCAAAACCAGGAACCGAGTTAACCATCGATTTACAAGGAACCTCAATAACAATTCCTGTTGTTGGCGGAGAAAATGCATTTAAGAAGTCTGTAGAGTAA
- a CDS encoding DUF4197 domain-containing protein has translation MIKRILILAIAIQFAGCAELQKVVSQLPNGVGLSQEQIGNGLRQALDNGIKNQVTKLTSKDGFYRNEMVKILLPEELQAVDKGLRTIGLGNLADEGIKVLNRAAEDAVKTATPIFVNAVKEISFNDAKNILLGDKNAATMYLKSKTNERLYNSFTPVISNSFSKVGADKVWSNLITKYNAIPFVKSVNPDLTKYVTDQALKGVFTMIEVEEKGIREKVALRNTSLLKQVFALQDNG, from the coding sequence ATGATAAAAAGAATTTTAATTTTAGCAATCGCTATTCAATTTGCAGGTTGTGCGGAATTACAAAAAGTAGTGAGTCAATTACCGAATGGAGTTGGTTTGTCCCAAGAACAAATAGGCAATGGTTTAAGGCAAGCACTAGATAACGGGATTAAAAATCAAGTTACCAAGCTAACATCAAAAGATGGGTTTTATAGAAATGAAATGGTGAAAATTTTATTGCCAGAAGAATTGCAAGCGGTAGATAAAGGTTTGCGCACCATAGGTTTGGGTAATTTAGCAGATGAAGGTATTAAGGTCTTAAATAGGGCTGCAGAAGATGCTGTAAAAACGGCGACACCAATTTTTGTAAATGCGGTGAAAGAAATTTCTTTTAACGATGCAAAAAATATTTTATTGGGCGATAAAAATGCGGCAACCATGTATTTAAAATCCAAAACAAATGAGCGTTTGTACAATAGTTTTACACCAGTAATTAGTAACTCTTTTTCAAAAGTGGGTGCAGATAAAGTTTGGAGTAATTTAATTACAAAGTATAATGCTATTCCTTTTGTAAAAAGTGTTAATCCAGATTTAACAAAATATGTAACAGATCAAGCGCTAAAAGGTGTCTTTACAATGATTGAAGTTGAAGAAAAAGGAATTAGAGAAAAAGTGGCTTTAAGAAATACTTCTTTATTAAAACAAGTTTTTGCATTGCAAGATAACGGATAA
- a CDS encoding ABC transporter substrate-binding protein, with protein sequence MLIKDQLHTTLEIKNTPTRIICLVPSITELLVDLGLEDSIVGITKFCIHPNGLIKKKTVVGGTKNIKVDVIKHLKPDIILCNKEENTKDIVENCRQIATTHVSDIFTIADTLQLIHQYGEIFSCEEKAREQILKIENKKIDFLNFIKDKKDKKVAYFIWKTPWMVVGNNTFINHLLEVNNFKNVFQHKNRYPEINLTDLHKEQDLDFIFLSSEPYPFGEKHILELENTFKKTQIILVDGEFFSWYGTRLLFAFDYFKKLHRGF encoded by the coding sequence CCAACAAGAATTATTTGTTTAGTACCAAGTATTACAGAATTACTAGTAGATTTAGGTTTGGAAGATAGCATCGTTGGAATTACAAAATTTTGTATTCATCCAAATGGATTGATCAAAAAGAAAACAGTTGTTGGTGGTACAAAAAATATTAAAGTTGATGTTATAAAGCATCTAAAACCTGATATTATTCTTTGTAATAAAGAAGAAAACACCAAGGACATCGTAGAAAATTGTAGACAAATTGCCACCACCCATGTTTCTGATATTTTTACGATTGCAGATACGTTGCAACTAATTCATCAATATGGGGAAATATTTTCTTGTGAAGAAAAAGCGAGAGAACAAATACTTAAAATTGAAAATAAAAAAATTGATTTTCTTAATTTCATCAAAGATAAAAAAGATAAAAAAGTAGCGTATTTCATTTGGAAAACGCCTTGGATGGTTGTCGGAAACAATACCTTTATCAATCATCTTTTAGAAGTCAATAACTTTAAAAATGTATTTCAACATAAAAATCGCTACCCTGAGATTAATTTAACAGACTTGCATAAAGAGCAGGATCTTGATTTTATATTTCTATCTTCAGAACCCTATCCTTTTGGCGAAAAGCATATTTTAGAACTCGAAAACACCTTTAAAAAAACACAGATAATTTTAGTAGATGGGGAGTTCTTTTCTTGGTACGGAACAAGACTATTGTTTGCTTTTGACTATTTCAAAAAGCTACATCGAGGTTTTTAA
- a CDS encoding family 16 glycosylhydrolase, with protein MQKIYTLFLCLATLGLHAQTTVEDDFEGNGTIASWQQDGAAVNAAFSNPVKEGINTSNTVLRYDDNGGQYANVFFDIPEKYDLSENHTFSLKIYIPQASLTGNQNNQVSLKLQNNTMGAPWSSQSEIIKDVTLDAWQTVTFNFKDDNFTNYDANAEDPINRSDFNRVLIQINGEDNTDKVIAYIDDFLYDGTVTPTNNNTEPDPVYDNLVWSDEFDGESGQIVPVDDSKWFHQTQLPAGGNWYNNEVQHYTNRIENTFVEDGVLSIVAIKENFTDQGHTKSYTSARLNSKYAFTYGKVEVRAKMPTGVGTWPAIWMLGKNIIEAGGYWTDTYGTTHWPACGEIDIMEHWGKNQNYISSAMHTPSSFGGTINHGGQYIPTASTAFHVYELIWTPERMVFSVDGNVHYIYNPETKNDETWPYYEDQYFLLNIAIEENGTPASFTQSAMEIDYIRVYQESTASVSDINLLENVKLTPNPVNNELTIQVDEGLKFTKGTIYSITGKKIHTFFQNSFKQTHDTSFLKKGMYLLKIETSTASKMFKILKN; from the coding sequence ATGCAAAAAATATATACGCTCTTTTTATGTTTAGCAACTTTAGGTTTACACGCTCAAACAACCGTTGAGGATGACTTTGAAGGAAATGGAACCATCGCTTCTTGGCAACAAGATGGTGCTGCTGTAAACGCTGCTTTTTCAAATCCTGTGAAAGAGGGTATCAATACATCGAACACCGTTTTGCGTTATGATGATAACGGAGGCCAATATGCAAACGTCTTTTTTGATATTCCAGAAAAATATGATTTATCAGAAAACCATACTTTTTCTTTAAAAATTTATATTCCACAAGCAAGTTTAACAGGCAACCAGAATAATCAAGTTTCTTTAAAATTGCAAAACAATACTATGGGTGCTCCATGGTCTTCACAATCAGAAATTATTAAAGATGTTACTTTAGATGCGTGGCAAACCGTAACCTTTAATTTTAAGGATGATAATTTCACTAATTATGATGCTAACGCTGAAGATCCTATAAATCGGTCTGATTTTAACAGAGTTTTGATACAAATAAACGGAGAAGATAATACAGATAAAGTAATCGCTTATATAGATGATTTTTTATATGATGGCACGGTAACGCCTACGAATAATAATACCGAGCCAGATCCTGTTTATGATAATTTAGTTTGGTCTGATGAATTTGATGGAGAATCAGGTCAAATAGTACCGGTGGATGATAGTAAGTGGTTTCATCAAACGCAGTTGCCAGCGGGTGGAAATTGGTACAATAATGAAGTACAGCATTACACCAATAGAATAGAAAATACGTTTGTTGAGGATGGCGTTTTAAGCATTGTTGCCATTAAAGAAAATTTTACAGATCAAGGTCATACAAAATCATATACTTCAGCAAGGCTAAATTCTAAATATGCATTTACTTATGGTAAAGTAGAGGTTAGAGCTAAAATGCCCACGGGTGTAGGTACATGGCCGGCAATTTGGATGTTAGGTAAAAATATTATAGAAGCAGGAGGATATTGGACAGACACTTACGGAACTACTCATTGGCCAGCATGTGGTGAGATTGATATTATGGAACATTGGGGGAAAAATCAAAACTATATTTCTAGCGCAATGCACACGCCTTCAAGTTTTGGGGGAACCATAAATCATGGAGGTCAGTACATTCCTACAGCGTCAACAGCATTTCATGTTTATGAATTAATTTGGACTCCAGAAAGAATGGTATTTAGTGTAGACGGCAATGTTCATTATATCTACAATCCAGAGACTAAAAATGATGAAACATGGCCTTATTATGAAGACCAGTATTTCTTGTTAAATATTGCTATTGAGGAAAATGGAACGCCTGCAAGTTTTACCCAAAGTGCTATGGAAATCGATTATATTAGGGTGTATCAAGAATCTACAGCTTCTGTTTCTGATATCAATTTGTTAGAGAACGTAAAACTGACTCCAAACCCAGTAAATAATGAGTTAACAATTCAAGTTGATGAAGGTTTAAAATTTACAAAAGGAACAATTTACAGTATCACAGGAAAAAAAATACATACATTTTTTCAAAATTCATTTAAACAAACGCATGATACTTCTTTTTTAAAGAAAGGAATGTATCTATTAAAAATTGAAACATCGACAGCATCTAAAATGTTTAAAATTTTAAAAAATTAA
- a CDS encoding DUF5522 domain-containing protein: MVLDKDDFYLTKEGYKVFTEKYHLKRGYCCKNGCKHCPYGYDKKTDTFKNK, translated from the coding sequence ATGGTGCTAGATAAAGACGATTTTTACTTAACGAAAGAAGGTTATAAAGTTTTTACTGAAAAATATCACCTAAAAAGAGGATATTGTTGTAAAAATGGCTGTAAACATTGCCCTTACGGATATGATAAAAAGACAGATACTTTTAAAAATAAGTGA
- a CDS encoding DUF4174 domain-containing protein has protein sequence MRILSTIFLFFTFISFSQNIESHQWENRILVIYTADKNSKELENQLFILSKNKEELLDRKLMIYSFTKNEFRFQFEEYWQKSTIMDKRYIDKKQAFKIFLLGLDGEVKLKQTSVVSSEKLLAIIDGMPMRKREVSNKN, from the coding sequence ATGAGAATTCTTTCAACAATTTTCTTATTTTTTACCTTTATTTCTTTCAGTCAAAATATTGAATCTCATCAATGGGAAAATAGAATTTTAGTAATTTATACTGCGGATAAAAATTCGAAGGAATTAGAAAATCAATTATTTATTTTATCAAAAAATAAGGAAGAGTTGTTAGACAGAAAATTAATGATCTATTCTTTTACAAAAAATGAATTTCGGTTTCAGTTTGAAGAGTATTGGCAGAAATCAACAATAATGGATAAGAGGTATATCGACAAAAAACAAGCGTTTAAAATATTCTTACTAGGTTTGGATGGAGAGGTTAAATTGAAACAAACATCCGTTGTGTCGTCTGAAAAGTTATTGGCAATTATTGATGGTATGCCGATGAGAAAAAGAGAAGTTAGCAATAAAAATTAG